From the genome of Alosa alosa isolate M-15738 ecotype Scorff River chromosome 18, AALO_Geno_1.1, whole genome shotgun sequence, one region includes:
- the agpat4 gene encoding 1-acyl-sn-glycerol-3-phosphate acyltransferase delta has product MGLLQLLKSQFLCHLLICYVFLVSGLLVNLLQFCTLPLWAFNRQLARKINCRLGYCISSQMVAVLDWWSGTECTLYTDPESYALYGKENAIVILNHGFEIDFLCGWTFCERFGVLGTSKVMAKKELAYVPLIGWMWYFQEIVFCKRKWEEERRTVIKSLRNLRDYPENFWFLLFCEGTRFTEKKHKISMEVAESKGLPKLKYHLLPRTKGFCVSVQNLRGTVTAVYDSTLNFRNNETPTLRGILSGKKYHADLYVRRIPLDTIPDDEAECAAWLHKLYQEKDTFQERYVQMGSFPGPVVNPPRQPWALTNWLFWTVLTLYPLVLLLLQLLQSGSTLTILSSLAVCVAASVAVHWMIGQTEINRGSSYGNKETALNNN; this is encoded by the exons ATggggctgctgcagctgctgaagTCCCAGTTCCTCTGTCATCTCCTCATCTGCTATGTGTTCCTGGTCAGCGGCCTGCTGGTCAACCTGCTGCAATTCTGCACGCTGCCCCTCTGGGCCTTCAACAGGCAGCTGGCCCGCAAGATCAACTGCAGACTGGGCTACTGCATCTCCAGCC AGATGGTAGCAGTGCTGGACTGGTGGTCTGGTACTGAATGTACGCTCTACACGGACCCAGAGAGCTACGCACTGTATGGCAAAGAGAACGCCATTGTCATCCTCAACCACGGCTTTGAGATTGACTTCTTGTGCGGTTGGACCTTCTGTGAGAGATTTGGCGTCCTTGGG ACATCCAAGGTCATGGCCAAGAAGGAACTTGCCTATGtgcctctgattggctggatgTGGTACTTCCAGGAGATAGTATTTTGTAAGAGGAAGTGGGAGGAGGAGCGCAGAACGGTGATTAAGAGTCTGCGGAACCTACGGGACTACCCAGAGAACTTCTGG ttcctGCTTTTTTGTGAGGGCACACGCTTCACTGAGAAGAAGCACAAGATAAGCATGGAAGTGGCCGAGAGCAAAGGGCTGCCCAAGCTGAAGTACCACCTCCTGCCCCGCACCAAGGGCTTCTGCGTTAGCGTGCAGAACCTCCGAGGCACAG TTACTGCTGTGTACGATTCTACACTTAATTTCAGAAACAACGAAACACCTACATTACGTGGAATCCTAAGTGGGAAAAAGTACCATGCAGATCTCTATGTGAG GAGGATTCCTCTGGACACGATCCCTGATGACGAGGCAGAATGCGCTGCCTGGCTTCACAAACTTTATCAAGAGAAG GACACGTTTCAGGAGAGGTATGTGCAGATGGGTAGTTTCCCTGGGCCGGTGGTCAATCCGCCACGCCAGCCGTGGGCCCTGACCAACTGGCTGTTCTGGACTGTCCTGACCCTCTACCCCCTCgtcctgctgctgcttcagctgcTCCAGAGCGGCTCCACACTGACCATCCTCAGCAGCCTGGCTGTCTGCGTCGCAG CTTCTGTGGCCGTGCACTGGATGATTGGACAGACGGAGATCAACAGGGGATCAAGTTACGGGAACAAGGAAACAGCACTCAACAACAATTAA